The genomic segment AGAGTTGCAGTGTACATCAAATGCATACATCCTTCCatgaaaaaccaaaaaaatataatcagctattgaaaaataattaacaaaattataagaCAAGGGTTCAATTCAATTCTTTGCTTATCAATTGATCAGGCATTTTAAAGAAGCATGGCCAAATATTAGAAAATGTTCTCAGAATACAAGAAGCAAACTAAGTTAACACATGAAACAGGCACAATTTCTTGAACTTACCATTCAACACGTTGTTCAACCACATAGCTATTTGGAGCCTCTTCTCGAAGATAAGAGTTAGTCAGGAACCTAGAGAATACACGGATAATATCCACCACTGTTGGTACCAAGATCAAGTGATTAAAAAAAAGGATGCAATAATTTGTACAGGAAGTACCCTTACCAACAAAAAGTTGCCAGAAATACACCTGTCAGTACAAAGTGGAAAAACAACACTGAGAAGATAACAAGAAGTGTATGGGCAGTACTATGGTCATACCTGAAAGTATATGGGAAAATATAATACCAAAAGTTAGTAGAGGCAGATTGAgaacaaatataaagaaaagttaaataatGGATAatccaacaacaatacaagctTGGTTCATGATACACGATTTAATAAGATTCACATACCAAACTCTAAATTAACAGAATGTTTTTATAAGGgaagttttcaaaatatcatccttcaattaaataaataaaatacaaggaTTTACTTAGGAACATTTGCATATTCTTTCTGTTTTACAAAAGTAAAGTGAATTTTAGCTACTGGTCCACAAGGAGCCAACACCatcaaatgtttaaaaaaacttaCGCAGCACAATAAGCCAAAGTTGCAACTGCCAAAAGAAGACTGCAGATCACAACAAATGCAGGGTCATCACGTGCCCATTGATTCTTGGTTTCTAATATCAAACAATAAGAAGgaaatcaattaaacaattttttgaaATCACCAATGAAATTTCCTAATTTCATAAAGCAAAGAcattaattatacaattaacCCTGAAGTCTTTTTTTCCTGAAACATTTGCATGATTGTGTATCACTAAAATAAGTTGATTTGCAAGCCTAATAATAAGCCAAAGTTCTCGATCATTCATCTTCAAAAGCAGCTCTCGGTGAATTAACTTTTGCATTAAAAGGTAATTTTACTTGAAAGAAAGGAGCTGTGAAATTCTTAAATTCTATCCAATCATTGGTTGTGTCTGTCAGTTGTTATATGCATGTATAACGTTTATAAGAGATTTGTGAAAAGGGAATGGAACGATAAGGCCCAAATCAGTCAAAAACAATATTGCTCATAACCTCTTGTTTGAGAAGAAATATTATCATCCCAAGTAAGTGAAATCAGTTCACCAGTAAAGATAAAAGGAATTTCAGCATAAGATCAACGAATGATGTCATTGGAATCATTCATTAGTCATGGTTGAGAAGACCACGAGTCAGTTTGTAGAACCATACAAGTCTACAGCTGTGGGCAGGGGAATCAGACAGACTCAACTTTAAACTCATTTCTTGATAGACTCAACTGGACTCATTAGACTTCCATTCTCTTAAAACTCAAATAGAATCACAAATCATGCACGGAGTCCATGGGTCTGATATAAGATGCAAATTATGATCCCAAATTACAGAAATAATGACAGTATCCTGAACTCCCCCTTCAAAGCATCGATTTCAAATCAAGGAgaataaaacaacaaaacccATGCCCTTGTGACCCATCAAGCCAcaccataaaaatattttcagcaATTCATTCATGAaccaagaaaataattttttgaagtatttaatataactatatcaTTACCAACCtactcatttattttaaatatggaCCTGCAATTACAACTGAATGACAATGAGCTTGTCACAttctatttctttaaaaataaatccaGGTCCATTTGTGCTGTATCTCAAAATTCATCCATAGATTACATGTGGTTCAAGTCAGTCCAAGGAAAAGGAGAGAAAGGAAATTGAGAGAAAGGAAATTGAGGAAACAAGAGAGTGATCAGAAAATGGCAATGGCTATGAAGGAATGAAAATTTATGGGACAATGAAGGGTTTTCAGTCAGCGTAAAACATAATTGGCATAATAATAGGATGGACAGATGGCAACATTTGGTTGGAAAGGGAATATgtaggaggaggaggaggctGGAAAGGCTTCTGCCTCAGAGAAGGGCTGCTACCAGCAGACTAGGGTGATCGCCAAGTGCACCTTATTTTATACTGTCTccttatttattaaaacttcACATTAGCTTCTGATTCTAATGTTGTTTAGTTCCACTCAGTGAGTTTTAATACAATTTGAGgtatttgagtttgtttttaatCCCTATCATCCATTCTAGTTGTGCTTTCAATCCAGAATCAATGCACATTCTTTGTGTTCCGTTATGTGTTTTCGAATATAACCATTAGCAATTCTCCGAAGTAATCTATTGTGCTTTGCTATACCGAAACGATAAGCACTAGAGGACTATTCTGTTGCATTTTCCCCATGAAAACCTTTGTACTTTTCCTCATTAGTATAAGGAATTTTACAAACATTTTGTATTAGGTCCACAAGTCAAGTTTAAGGATGCTCCAcaagtttatatataaactCTTGGGTTTAACAATATACCACTAAATGCATTTCCAATCTGACACTGTGTGTAAGATACTTACACCAATGACAACTACTTATTGTCCCTGGAACATATCACAAGGATGTAACTAGCCTAATGtactataaattatttcaaataaacgCTACCAAAGGAACATAGCCAGTAAAACAAGCTCAAAAAACATTGGTGAACTAATGACTGAAAAAATTTGCaccaataaatattaaagaataaaaatattcacaaGACATAGACTTACGTTTGTGATATTTAGTATGCTGATAGCTGCATCCGTGGTACAGTTCCATTCCAAGAACAACACCAAAAAAGCATTCAGAGAACCAGTTAtagaaaatttcaaatacaCACAAAGCAGAAGGGTTAATCTCGACAAAGAACACAATATTAATGTCCCACAAAATTGGATTCACATTGCTATTGCGTTGGATCATGGTAACAAAACTCGAATTTCATTGCTAACAGCAAGGGGAAGGGCAGAGATCAGATGATTTAATTTACATGTACTTACACAACTTTCGGTGACGTACATAGATGAAGCATTTGCCAAAAGGTGTATTCAATATCCATTTGTTGCCACTACAAGAATAACAAACGAATCAGCACAGATTGAACACTCACGCCTATCGGACTCTTCAAATCAGAACAGCACAGTCCAACCTATTCAATTTTGAACCGAAACATTGAGGAATTGAGCAACAATTTAGTTTATACGCCGGGTAATTTAAGCAATGGCATTTAAGATGTGAGAAGCAGAGGGAGAGATAAAAGCAGGAATTGGATCTTAGAATGGAGCGCGAAGTAAATCTACGAAATCGggaaattaaagaaagagaTCGGAACCTTGATGATTCTGCGGAGGTAGGGAAGCAGCATGGGATTATTAGGtcgagaggaagaagaggaagaagaagaacgtcCTTTGGAAGCTGTGGGTAACATCTTTGGCTTCGATGACTCCTCTTCTCGATTCCTTTACCTCTTCTTCTGCAAACGATTCACGATTCTATTATTCTCTGTCGTGCTGTTATGTGTTGTTGATTGCGATCTCTGTGTGTTTCTCTCCGGTAGCTACCTCGAACTCTCTCACAGATGCGAGATGGGATGGGAAAGGACTGAAAAGTAAAATGACTACACCACCAACCTGGGCCGATTACAATTTCGGTACTGGACTCTAATCACCTTCTGACCCACTCTATCTTACGAAGAAAAAAAACCTTCCCAATCATATCATACacaatacatacatacatacatgatACATTATGATTTGGTATTATCGgttaaatataaattgtattataaaATTGTCACTTCTTATTGTATCTACTCTAATAAAAgtagttgaaattattttaatcgaATGAAAAGTATAAACTGATAATTAcacttacatatttttttattaatagctataaaagtgatattttataagatatacttttttttatagataagtGTAAATTATGCGACgattttgtaaatatgtaagaaatgaaaatgttaACGTACTTTTAAGTTTACATGGGATAAGATTGTACTGgtttttaaacacaaattcgttccaattaaaagaataatcaaaaaaaaatttctttgatggTCTTTTTTGTGAGATTGGATAAGTTTATGGACACTCTTAAATAATATAGTTACATCACTAATATTCAAACTGACAGAAACATTTGAAATTGAAGCTCAAAggagaaattattttattttttcagaataTTTATTGGGAGTTTATTttcttgcttttatttttaaatatacggCGAGATTTAATGAAGAACATACTTTATCAGTTAAAGAACAtctataaatattgaaaatggtTACTATTTAACGGTAGTTTTCGAATGAAATCGTGAAATCCCCCGAATTCATGAGGGGATTGGGATTTTCTTTGAGAGATAAACCGACACAACAAATGTTATTTCCTCTTTCCCTTGTAATTCTAAGGGTATGAAGAACATCTGTTTCGAACTAGGATCTTAAAATCACTAAACTAACCTTGTCTGCAGAATTAGGGTTCGGGTCTAAAGTGAAAATTTAGGGTTTTTGTAAATCCCATAAAATGTCGACGGGCAAACCCAGAGATGCTGATTTTCAGATTGTCGCAGCGCCAGGAAATTCGAAACCGCCCCTCCCGC from the Vigna angularis cultivar LongXiaoDou No.4 chromosome 3, ASM1680809v1, whole genome shotgun sequence genome contains:
- the LOC108326482 gene encoding uncharacterized protein LOC108326482 isoform X1, which gives rise to MLPTASKGRSSSSSSSSRPNNPMLLPYLRRIIKWQQMDIEYTFWQMLHLCTSPKVVYQHTKYHKQTKNQWARDDPAFVVICSLLLAVATLAYCAAYDHSTAHTLLVIFSVLFFHFVLTGVFLATFCWFLTNSYLREEAPNSYVVEQRVEWMYAFDVHCNSFFPLFVLLYVIHYFVSPLLLAHGFIPVLLSNLLFMVGASYYHYLNFLGYDVLPFLERTTFFLYPIGIVIVLSPILILSGFNPSRYFMNMYFSRQI
- the LOC108326482 gene encoding uncharacterized protein LOC108326482 isoform X2 is translated as MLPTASKGRSSSSSSSSRPNNPMLLPYLRRIIKWQQMDIEYTFWQMLHLCTSPKVVYQHTKYHKQTKNQWARDDPAFVVICSLLLAVATLAYCAAYDHSTAHTLLVIFSVLFFHFVLTGVFLATFCWFLTNSYLREEAPNSYVVEQRVECSAFFGEDHLFPVPHWHRNCPFSYFDFKWFQSI